Genomic segment of Agrobacterium larrymoorei:
CGCGCACGCGGTCGTGCACGTCTGTCCGCCTAATCAGGCAGTTGCCCGATGAAAGTCGCGGCACATGACAGATAAGAAGAAAATGCCCGGTCGGTTGAAAAACCGACCGGAGTTCCTTGCCGTTCAGGCGGGTGAAAAAAGGCGTGGAAGCGCTTTTCTTCTGGAGGTGCTGAACAGGCACGCTCCCGAAACCGAACCGAGGGTCGGTTTTACCGTCACCAAACGTCAGGGAAACTCGGTGGAGCGCAATCGCATGCGCCGCCGTCTCAGGGAGGCCGTCAGGCTTTCAGCCGGGTTTGCAATGAAGCCCGGGCATGACTATGTGATTGTCGCCCGAAGGGACGCATTGAATACCGACTTCGCCGTACTGGAAAACTTGCTCATAGAGCGGATCGAGGGACGCGCGAAGAACGGACGCTCCCGGGAGACCCGCTCCAGGAAAGAATGATGGAAAAAAACCGCAATTACTTTATCGCGATCGCCCTTTCGGTTGTCATCGTACTTGCCTGGCAGTTTCTCTATATGAACCCGCGCATCGAGCAGCAGCGCCGCACTGAGGAGGCACGTCAGGCGCAGCAGGCCGCGCAACAGACCGAGACCACGACGCCTTCCACGGGCACTGGAACGCCGGGTGCCGCCGCACCGAGCGGTGCGCTTCCGGGCGCAAGCGGCCAGCAGGCTGCGACTGCCTCCCGCGAAGAAGCGCTTGCCAAGTCTCAGCGCGTCGAAATCGACACCAATGCGATTGCCGGTTCGATCAACCTGACGGGCGCTCGTCTCGATGACGTTCGCCTGAAGGACTATCATGAGACGGTTGACGACTCGAGCCCCATCATCACGCTCCTTTCGCCCTCGCAGTCGCGCGATGGCTACTTCACCGAACTCGGCTATATCGGCAGCGATAGCGTCGGCACCGTTCCGGGCCCAGCCACTGTCTGGACCGCGCAGAGCGGCGCGAAGCTGACCGAGTCCACCCCGGTCACGCTCTCGTTTACCAATGACAAGGGCGTCGTCTTCAACCGCACGATTGCGATTGACGATCACT
This window contains:
- the rnpA gene encoding ribonuclease P protein component; the encoded protein is MTDKKKMPGRLKNRPEFLAVQAGEKRRGSAFLLEVLNRHAPETEPRVGFTVTKRQGNSVERNRMRRRLREAVRLSAGFAMKPGHDYVIVARRDALNTDFAVLENLLIERIEGRAKNGRSRETRSRKE